The Streptomyces racemochromogenes DNA segment GGTCAACGACGTGTCGGAGCGCGAGTTCCAGATCGAGCGCGGCGGCACCTGGGACAAGGGCAAGAACTGCGAGACCTTCACTCCGCTCGGCCCGTGGCTGGTCACAGCCGACGAGGTCCCCGATCCGCAGGTCCTGGACGTCAAGCTGTGGGTCAACGGCGAGCTCAGGCAGGACGGCAACACCGCCGACCAGATCTTCCCGGTCGGCGAGGTCGTGCGGTACCTGAGCCAGTTCATGACCCTGTACCCGGGCGACGTCATCGTCACCGGCACCCCGGCCGGCGTGGCCATGGGCCAGCCGGAGCCGAAGCCGTACCTGCGGGCCGGCGACGTGGTGGAGCTGGAGATCGAGAAGCTCGGCCGGCAGCGGCAGGAGTTCAAGAGCGCGTAGTGCGCGCAGCCCGCGCAGCCCGCGCAGCCCGCACTGTGCGCGTTGGGCGGGAGTGCGGGGAGGGGCGGGCTGCCGGTGGCGGCCCGCCCCTCCCCGTGTGCGTGACGGTGGAGCGGTGCCGGTCAGCCCTCGGCCGAGGCGCGCCGACGGCGGTTGGCGACGACCAGGCCGGCGCCCGCGGCGAGCGCGGCGGCGCCGGTGCCGGCGATCCACGTCTCGGAGCCGGCGCCCGTGCTGGCGAGCGGGGTGGAGCCGGAGCCGCCGGCCGGGGTGGCGTTGGCGTTGCCGCCGGTGCCCTTGGCGACGGCGGGCTGGACCACGCCGGCGGTGCCGGTGCCCGCGCCCGTGCCGGTGTTCGTGCCGGTTCCGGTGCCGCCCGTGGTGCCCGAGCCGCCGGTGTGGCCGGCGGCCTTGTCCTTGGCGCGCGCCACGTGCTGGCCGGTCTTGAGGAACTCCGTGCGGTCCGCCGCGGTGCCCTTGAGGGCGGCGAGGGCGGCCTTCTTCAGCTCCGGGCCGGCGTTGGCGACCATCCTCGCGATGTCGACCCTGTTGTCGTCGTCGCGGAGCAGGTGCTGCTCGTTCTTCACGAACTCGCGCAGCTGCTCGGGGGTCGGGTTGCTCTCGAGGAGCTTGATGATCCCCTCCTTCAGGCCCGGCCCCGCGTCCTTCAGCATGCCGAGCAGCGCGACCCGGTCGTCCTCGGCGCGGACCTTGTGCTGGCCGGTGGCGACGAACTCGCGGATCTGCTCGCGCGTGCCGTGGCTCATGAGGTCGTTGACGGCCTGGGTGATGCCCCGGCCGGCGCCGTTCAGCATGCGCATCATCTCGACGCGGTCGTCCTCGAGGCGGGCCACGTGCTGGCCGTTCTTGAGGAACTCGGTGAAGGCGTCCTGGTTGTTCTTGAGCAGGGCCTCCTTGGCCGCGGCCTTCACGGCCTTCCCGCCGACGTCGATGATCTTCGAGATCCGGACGTAGTCGTCGTCGAACTGCTGCCGTGCGTACTCGACGTTCAGGAAGTGCCGCACGGCGTCGGCGTCGCCCTTGAGCGCCTTCGCGGCGGCCTCGCGGACGCCGGGGCCGCTCGCCGGGTCGTTCAGGATCTGCTGTACCCGGGCCCGCTCCTGGGCTGCCGGGTCCTCGGCCGGGGTCTTCGCCGGGGTCGTCGTGGGCTGCGCGCCGCCCTGCGGGTCCTGGTCGGGCGCGGTCGGCGACGACGGGGCCGTCGCCGACGAGGCGTCGGCCGCGAAGGCGGGCGAGGAGAGCAGGACAGCCGGGGCGATCGCGGCGGTGGCCACGACGGACGCGATCCGGGGCAGCTTCACAGGCAGGGTTTCCGTTCTTCACACGTGTGATGATCAACAGCCCGTGCAGGATAGATCGCGATTCGGTGCTCAATGCATCGATTTTCCGACAAAGGCCGGTCACGCCGGGCGGATCACATCTCCACGGTCACCCCCTCGAGGGAGGACCTGCGGGCCGCCTCCAGTACCGCCAGGCAGCGTGCCGCCTCCTGCGCGGTGACCGGCGCCGGGCCGCCCGTCCGCAGCGCCGCCGCGACGGCGGCGTAGTACGCGGGGTAGTCCCCGGGAGAAGTGCGCACCGGGATTCCGCCGCCGGTCAGGGGGGACTCGCCGGAGCCCAGCCGCCCCCACAGGTGCTCGGGCTCCTCGCCCCAGGGCTGCGCGCCGGGGTCGCCGCCGCCCGGCCGCAGGCCCTCGCGCAGGGCGGCCTCCTGGGGGTCCAGGCCGTACTTGACGTAGCCGGCGTGCGAGCCGAGCACGCGGAACCGCGGGCCGAGCTGGGCCGCGGTCGCGCTGACGTAGAGGTGGGAGCGGACACCGTTCGCATGCGTGATCGCGATGAACGTGTCGTCGTCGGCCTCCGCGGCCGGGCGGCGCACATCGGTCTCCGCGTAGACGCGCACCGCCGGGCCGAAGAGCACCAGCGCCTGGTCGACGACGTGGCTGCCGAGGTCGTACAGCAGGCCGCCGATCTCCTCCGGGGCCCCGGACTCCCTCCAGCCGCCCTTGAGCTGCGGCCGCCAGCGCTCGTAGCGGGACTCGAAGCGCTGGACCTCGCCGAGCTCGCCGTCGGCGAGGAGGCGGCGCAGGGTGAGGAAGTCGTTGTCCCAGCGGCGGTTCTGGAAGACGGAGAGGAAGGTCCCCGTGCGCTCCGCGAGCGCGGCCAGTCCGTACGCCTCGGCGGCGGTGGCGGCCAGCGGCTTGTCCACGACCACGGGGATGCCGGCGGTGAGGGCGGTGGTGGCGAGGGGCACGTGGGTCTTGTTGGGGGAGGCGACGACGACCAGGTCGGGCGCGTCCGGCCGCTGCCACAGCTCGTCGGCGGAGGCGGCGATGCGGACGCCGGGGTGGGCCTCGCGCGCCTGGGCCTGCCGGCCGGGATCGGAGGTGACGACGGTGTCGAGGAGGAGGCCGTCGGTCGCGGACACGAGCGGGGCGTGGAAGACGGAGCCGGCGAGTCCGTAGCCGATGAGCGCTACGCGCAGCGGGGAGGCGGGGGAGGAGGCGGAGGCCGGGGAGGGGGTGGCGTTCATGGGGACACTTTGGCAACAGCGTTGTGTAAGTGCAAGGAGGGTGGACAATGGGCTGGTGAACAGGGGCGAGGGCGGGAGCGGGCGTGGCGGGGCGAACCTGCCGGCGCTGCGCGGGCACAACGAGGCGCTGCTGCTGGACCTGCTGCGCGCCGCGGGGGCGCCGGGGCTGGGCCGCGCCGAGCTCGCGGCGCGTACGGGGCTCACCCCGCAGGCCGTCAGCAAGATCACCGCCCGGCTCGTGGCGGAGGGGCTCGTGGCCGAGGCCGGCCGCGGCGCCTCGACCGGCGGCAAGCCGCGCACGCTGCTGCGGCTGGTGCCCGGGGCCCGGCACGCGGTCGGGGTGCACCTGGACCGCGACGAGCTGAGCGCGGTCCGCGTCGACCTGGCGGGCGGCGTGGTCGCGCGGTGGAGCGGGCCGCTGGACTTCGGGGCCGGCCCCGGGGAGGTGGTGGATTGCGTCGTACGAGCGGTCGCGCGGGTGTCCGGAGAGGCGGGGGCGGGGCCGCCGCTGCTCGGGGTGGGCGCCGCCGCGCCGGGCCCGCTGGACTGGCGGAGCGGGGTGCTCGGGAGGGTGACGGGGTTCCCGGACTGGGCGGGGTACCCGTTGCGGGAGGTGCTGGCGGGGCGGCTGGGGCTGCCGGTGGTGCTGGACAAGGACACCAACGCCGGGGTCGCGGCGGGAGCTCCGGGGGATCCCGGGGCTCCGGGCGGGCCGGGCTCCGGCACGACGGTGTACCTCCACGTCGGCAGCGGGCTCGGCGCCGGGCTGCGGATCGACGGGTCGGTGCACCGGGGGGCGCGCTCGGCGGCGGGGGAGTTCGGCCACCAGGTGCTGCGGCTGGACGGGCCGCCGTGTCGGTGCGGCGGGCGCGGCTGCCTGGAGGTGCTCTGCCTGGCGGCGGTGGCCCGGGGCGACGTGGCGGAGGCGGCGCGGATCCTGGGGGAAGGGGCGGCGAACCTGGCCGCGCTGCTGGACGTGGACCGGATCCTGCTCGGTGGCCGGGTGGTGGACGCGGACCCGGAGCCCTTCGTGGCCGGGGTCCGCGCGGTGCTGGCGTCCCGCGTCCTGCTGGAGCGCCCGCCGTCGGTCGAGCCGTCCCCGGCCGGGGTCGCGGAGGGGGCGGCGGCGCTGGTGCGGGGGCGGGTGTTCGGGTGGGCCTGACCCTGGCCTGGCCGGCGGGGTGCGGGGGGCTGCGCCGGGGCCGGGCCTTGGCGGGGCCGGGCCGGCGGGCCGGGCGGGGTGGGCCGCTGCGCGGGGCGGGATCCCCTACCCGCCCTTCCACCGTTCCTCGGGGCTCCGCCCCAAGCCCCGCACGTCAAATGCTGGTGGGGCTGGATGGGGGGCTTCGCCCCGAGGCCCGCGCCTCAAATGCCGGTGGGGCTGGATGGGGGGCTTCGCCCCGAGCCCCGCACGTCAAATGCTGGTGGGGCTGGATGGGGGGCTTCGCCCCGAGGCCCGCGCCTCAAATGCTGGTGGGGCTGGATGGGGGGCTTCGCCCCGAGCCCCGCACGTCAAACGCTGGTGGGGCTGGATGGGGGGCTTCGCCCCGAGGCCCGCGCCTCAAATGCTGGTGGGGCTGGATGGGGGGCTTCGCCCCGAGCCCCGCACGTCAAATGCTGGTGGGGCTGGATGGGGGGCTTCGCCCCGAGCCCCGCACGTCAAACGCTGGTGGGGCTGGATGGGGGGCTTCGCCCCGAACCCCGCACGTCAAACGCTGGTGGGGCTGGATGGGGGGCTTCGCCCCGAACCCCGCACCTCAAATGCCGGTGGGGCTGGATGGGGGGGCTTCGCCCCGAGGCCCGCGCCTCAGGCGCCGGTGGGCTGGATGGGGGCTCCGCTCTGAGCCCCGCGCTTCAAGTGCCGGTGGGGCTGGGTGGGGGGCTTCGCCCCGAACCCCGCACCTCAAAATGCCGGTGGGGCTGGCGGGGGGCTCCGCCCCGAGCCCTCCGCCTCAGGCGCCGGTGGGGGGCTTCGCCCCGAGCCCCGAGCCCTCCGCCTCAGGCGCCGGTGGGGGCTCCCCCCGAACCCCGCACCCCAGGCGCCGGTGGGCTGGATCGGGGGCTCCGGGCCCCGCGCGTCGGGGGCCCGGTTTGACCCCGGCCGCCGTTCGGGCGTAAACCGGCAGGGTTCGCGCGTGGGGTGCGGGGCCCGGGGTGCGGGGTCGTGGCAGGGTGCGGACAAGGGGCGGGGTGATTGTCGCCTCGTCCGAACATCGTTCTGGTTCGTTGCCTTCCGTACCGTCCGGCGAGCAGCAAAGGGTCCTCCATGCGACTGCGCGACACCCGCAACGCCCTTGCCCTCACCGCCCTCCTGCTCGCCCTCGGCGCCCCCACCGCCACCGCCGACATCGGCAACGGCGGCGGTGCCCGACCCGCCCCCGCGCTGCCCTCCCGGGCGCACGCCACCTGCGGCGACGGCAAGGCCACCGCCTTCCCCATCGGGGCGCGGATCCGGGGCGGGCCGGCGGTCTACCGGGCCGGTGCCGGGCCGCAGAGCTGGCTGCTGGACCTGACCAACACCACCAGCGGTACCTGCACGGCCATCCACCCCGTGGTCGTCTTCACAGACCCCGCCCGGGCCCTGCGCCCCGCCCACCTCAAGATGGAGTTCGACGCGCCCGGCGGCCCCTACCCCGTCACCCTGGAGCGCTCCGACCGCGGCGAGATCATCGCCGTGTTCGACGGCGGGAGCAGGTTCTCCGGCCTGTCGGTCCCGGCCGGGGGTTCGGCCACCGTCAAGGTGCGGCTCGCCTTCGCCCCCGACGCCCCCCTCGGCGAGGTCGTCGCCGACGCCGCGCTGGTCCAGCGCCAGGCCGACGACGGCGAGTGGGTCGGCGAGGCCGGCGGGTACCGCTTCACGGTGCAGGGGCCGCAGGACCCGGCCGAGGCGGGCTCGCTCGCGCACACCGGTCCCCGCGAGTGGGCCTACGGCGGGATGGCCGTCGCGGCGCTCGCCGCCGGGGGCGGGCTGCTGCTCGGGGCGCGGAGGATCAGGGCGTCGGCGTGACCGTCGTCGGCGTGACCCGCGTCGGCGTGACCCCTCGGCGTGACCGTCGTCGGCGTGACCCTTCGCCGTGACCCTTCGCCGTCCCCGTCGGCATGACCCGTCGGCGTAACCAGACCCCGTACGCGTAGCCAGGCCCGTACGCCTGACCAGGCCCCTACGCGTAACCCCGCCCCGTACGCGTAGCCCGCCCGCCCCGTACACCTGCCCCGCGTACAGTCCGAGCGTGGAAGACCAGAACACGCCGCCCCACCGCCCCGGCTCGCCCGTCCGCTCCGGCATCCCCGAGCACGGCCGCATCCCCAAGTACTACGCCGTCAAGGCCCGCATCGCCGACCTCCTCGACGAGCTCGGCGAAGGCGGCCTGCTGCCCACCGAGCGCGATCTCGCCGAGCGGTACGAGGTGGCCCGCGAGACGGTACGCCAGGCCCTGCGCGAGCTGCTGCTCGAAGGCCGGCTGCGCCGTTCCGGACGCGGGACGGTG contains these protein-coding regions:
- a CDS encoding ALF repeat-containing protein, whose amino-acid sequence is MKLPRIASVVATAAIAPAVLLSSPAFAADASSATAPSSPTAPDQDPQGGAQPTTTPAKTPAEDPAAQERARVQQILNDPASGPGVREAAAKALKGDADAVRHFLNVEYARQQFDDDYVRISKIIDVGGKAVKAAAKEALLKNNQDAFTEFLKNGQHVARLEDDRVEMMRMLNGAGRGITQAVNDLMSHGTREQIREFVATGQHKVRAEDDRVALLGMLKDAGPGLKEGIIKLLESNPTPEQLREFVKNEQHLLRDDDNRVDIARMVANAGPELKKAALAALKGTAADRTEFLKTGQHVARAKDKAAGHTGGSGTTGGTGTGTNTGTGAGTGTAGVVQPAVAKGTGGNANATPAGGSGSTPLASTGAGSETWIAGTGAAALAAGAGLVVANRRRRASAEG
- a CDS encoding Gfo/Idh/MocA family oxidoreductase, whose amino-acid sequence is MNATPSPASASSPASPLRVALIGYGLAGSVFHAPLVSATDGLLLDTVVTSDPGRQAQAREAHPGVRIAASADELWQRPDAPDLVVVASPNKTHVPLATTALTAGIPVVVDKPLAATAAEAYGLAALAERTGTFLSVFQNRRWDNDFLTLRRLLADGELGEVQRFESRYERWRPQLKGGWRESGAPEEIGGLLYDLGSHVVDQALVLFGPAVRVYAETDVRRPAAEADDDTFIAITHANGVRSHLYVSATAAQLGPRFRVLGSHAGYVKYGLDPQEAALREGLRPGGGDPGAQPWGEEPEHLWGRLGSGESPLTGGGIPVRTSPGDYPAYYAAVAAALRTGGPAPVTAQEAARCLAVLEAARRSSLEGVTVEM
- a CDS encoding ROK family transcriptional regulator, which gives rise to MNRGEGGSGRGGANLPALRGHNEALLLDLLRAAGAPGLGRAELAARTGLTPQAVSKITARLVAEGLVAEAGRGASTGGKPRTLLRLVPGARHAVGVHLDRDELSAVRVDLAGGVVARWSGPLDFGAGPGEVVDCVVRAVARVSGEAGAGPPLLGVGAAAPGPLDWRSGVLGRVTGFPDWAGYPLREVLAGRLGLPVVLDKDTNAGVAAGAPGDPGAPGGPGSGTTVYLHVGSGLGAGLRIDGSVHRGARSAAGEFGHQVLRLDGPPCRCGGRGCLEVLCLAAVARGDVAEAARILGEGAANLAALLDVDRILLGGRVVDADPEPFVAGVRAVLASRVLLERPPSVEPSPAGVAEGAAALVRGRVFGWA